The genomic interval TGGACTCCACCCTGTGGCTGTTAGTGGTTGTGCAGGTGTGTGATGAAAAGCAGGCAGCACTCTTCTTTGGCTTCtgcatcacttcctgcctccaggtttctgccctgcttgggttcctgtcctgaatccCTTTGATGATGagctatgatgtggaagtgtaagccaaataaacccttgcctccccaagttgctttggtcacgtCGTTTCATCACGCAATGTTAACCCTATCTAAGACACTTTGTTAGGGCTTTACCCTCCtcccccttgttttgttttattttgtttttgagacaggatctcactatgtagagctggctgtcctggaccaggctggcctctgcttcatAGAGAttcgcctggctctgcctctcgagtgctgggattcaaggtgcaCACTGCCGTACCcggcttagttagggtttctactgctgtggtgaAGCACCTTGACCAGAAGTAGcttgaggaaagggtttctttcatcttccacttccacatcacagtccgtCACTGAAGGAAGAAATTCAAGAAACAAGCCAGCTGGTGGTGAGCatgattaatcccagcactcaggagtcagaggcagtcagatctctgtgtgagttcAGGATACTCTGAGTatcctggtatacagagcaagttccaggacagccaggactacacagagaaactccgtctcaaaaataaaaaaaaaaaatcattcttcccACAGGGCCCTAAGGTGTAATGTTGACGATAAAAGCTagccagggaaggggaggggtgcAGGAAGAGGGGAtgagaggagtgaagggaggggaatataaaataaaaataaatgaatgaataaataaatagcaaaaacaaaacaaaaaaatagccaGTGAGTCCGTTCTCTCTGTCCTCCGTGCGGCTCCTGTGGACGGAGCTCAGGCTGTTAGGCTCCTTGGCAAAGGCCTTTTATCCATTGAGCCAACTCACCAGCCCATAAATTAATGGCTGGGGATATCCCTCAGTGACAAAGAACTTGCCCTATATTTGAAATGAGTAACTAGCTGCTCATAATGATGTGTACCTATCACCCCACCTCAttccttgggaggtggagggaaaggaTCAAGAAGTCAAGGTCATCCCTAACTGCACAACCCGGACAGCCTGAAACCCTGGctagaaacaaaacagcaatggCAGACTAACTAAACATAAGCAGTTAGTTGTGTATGACGGTGTGCTCATGAGTCTAGGTCATGAATAATCCAGGCCCCTGCTGTGTTTCTCCTTGAGGAACAGCTAAAGACACTCCTCGGGAAATGTGTCCCGAGTTTCCTGGAGTGGTCGATGGCATGCCAGATAACCACAGGAAAAGTCACTTGAGATCACTGATGGAGCACGGCCTGGATGAACAGTTCTGTGTTGGGTTCCAAGGAGAGAACAGGCAGAGTCATTTGGCTCACGGTTGATGTCACAGGCGGGGAGTCATTTGGCTCACGATTGAGAGATGAGAAGCCACAGAAGGCTCCGAGAAGTGGTAGACATCTGGGCTTCCTTCCACACGAGAGCAGCTTACACCAGGACTGTGTCCAAGAGCTGAAGATGAAGTTTCCTTTTTGCCCAGAAGACATGCTACTGAGTTTTATCTCCCCCACGTTCTCATTGCCCCCAAGGCCCAGTGGCTCCAGCCCCGGGAGTGGGGCCTTTATCTGTGTTCTGCTTCCTCCCTGGAAACACCAGGTCTCTGGAGCAGGGCAACTTGGCAGGCTCTCTTCATGGCATTCACGgtcaccctcctcctcctgttcttgtGTGGGCACCCCCAGGCTGCCGCAGGTAAGAGGCAAGGGGGGAGCATCCTGCAGCTGTTTGGAAAGTTGGGAGGGGCTGCTGCTTTTCCTCCTCAGCACTTGTGAAAATGCACAGGAAGACAGACGTCTCCTCTATGTGCTCTCTTCGCTTTCAGTCCTGGGGAGACCCAGAGGCACCATGGGCCTAGCTATGTACAGTTTCCTGTGTTTTCAGAAATGTAAGGATTaagtctggggatgtagctcaaagaatgcttgcctagcgtTTACAGAGGTCTCGGTTCATCTCCAGCCAAGAGTTTGATCCCTGTCACCCCAGAAACGGGTGTGCACTGCCCGccatcccagaatttgagaggcgACAACAAGACCAGGAGAGCTGGGTAATTCTCAGCTACGCAGCTGATTTGAGGACATGCACGAGGGTCTTGCAGTGTGATTGTGATAGTGACTCCTCCAGTACACACGCTTCCGGGCGTGTcggtgagggcatttccagagagttttaactgaggagggaagagctACCTAAAATGTCTGTGGCACCAACCAGTGGACTGGGGTCCTAGACTAACTCAAATGGGGAAAGGACAAAGCCAGTAGAGGAGAGGTGTTTCCTTTCTCTACTCCTAAGTCCATCTAGAGGCAAACATATTTCTACCACCATAAATTCCCCACTACGATGGACGTGTTCCTTAAACCACGAGCCACAGTAAATCtaagtggtggcgcacacctttaattccagcactcgggaggcagaggctgtgaatttgaggccaacctggtctacagagtgagttccaggacagacagggctacacagagaaaccctgtctcaacaaaagaaacaaagacaaaaacaaaaaaataatttgtaaaaataaataaatcttactcccttaagttgctttagcTTGGTATTTTGTCAAATCAATAAGAAAACTCCCAGCAGTCCAGGTGGCCCTGAAACTCAGCCCCAGCCCCgctccttcctttgcctcctgcaTGCCACTAccgcaggtgtgtgccaccagcttACAGTTccccttattttattattatgtttgttttgagacaggacattGCTTTATAattgccttggctggcctggtactTCTTATACAATGTaacctccttcctcagcctccaagtgcCGGTATTACAGGCATGCGCTGCCATCCCTGGCTTAGCTCCctgtacaaaataaaacagatatttaGATGTTAGAAGAGATAAGGACTCCCACCAGCTATTGCAGCCTGTTTCTGTCCTGTCTCAGAACCTCTCGCTGGCAAGGAAAAATGGAAAGCCTTTatactctttcctctgcctccccatccccatccccagtcTTCCTGGGATTCATGAatcccagggtagccttgaactccttaaagatgtctttttttttttgtttttttgtttttttgtttttcgagacagggtttctctgtggcttttggagcctgtcctggaactagctctgtagaccaggctggtctcgaactcacagagataaagaTGTCATCTTTGAGGATGACagtgaacttctgatcttcctgtccctgGGTGTCTGCATCGCCAGCATGCACCAGAATCAATGGCATGCACCAAGATTGCTGGCATGCACCAGAATCAATGGCATGCACCAAGATCGCCAGCATGCACCAGCATATTCAGCTTATGGGTTTATCCAGTACTGGGCCAGGGTCAGTGCTTCATGCAATAAACAAGCACCCTCCCATCTGAGCTCCATCCACagataagaggttttttttttctttcagtgctgggcatggaacccaAGACCTCAGGCAAGCACTTAATTAAGCTATGCCCCCAGCCCATCTCCCTTTCTGCTTAGCAGTCACTGAGAAATAAGCTTGGAGACTCAAAAGGAAAGGCAGGCAGCAATTAGAGACAAAGTGGGGGCTTGGAGAAGGCACAGATGGCTCTACTCTGACACCGCCGTTTCTCCACAGACAGCATCCACACCGTCTATGTCGTCTCCGGGGAGTCAGTGGAGCTGCCGTGTCCTTCACCCCCTTCCCTACGTGGGGACCAGCTCCTAACCTGGTTCCGCAGCCCTGCAGGAACCTCCTCCACCATCTTGGTGGCCCAGATCCAAGTAGACAGGGCAGCTCCAGATCTGAGGAAACCCGAAAATGACTCCAGGTTCAAAGTCCTCGGGAACTACTCCTTATTGCTGGAGGGGCCCAGGGATGAAGACGCTGGGCGGTACTGGTGCACAGTGCTGGATCAGAACCACAAGTACCAGAACTGGAGGGTGTACGACGTCTCCGTGCTCAAAGGTAAGTGAGGCTGCAAAGTCCTCTCTGGACACTGGAGACTGGGGAAGACCACGCGAGAAGCTGAGGCGTCCTCCTCTCTTGCCAGGGTCCCAGTTCTCTGTGAAGTCTCCAGACGGCctctcctgctctgccctcctGTGCGCTGTGGTCCCCGCCAGGCGTCTGGACTCCGTGACCTGGCAAGAGGGGAGGAATCCTGTGAAAGGACATGCTCAGTACTTTTGGGGTGACGGGGCTGCCCTGCTGCTGGTGTGTCCTGGAGAGGGGCTTTCTGAAGCCAAGGGCCGTAAGCCGAGAAGCATCCGCTGCCTTATGCCTCAGAACAAGAGATTCAGCTTTAGCCTGGCAGGTAGGTGAGGGAGGaaattaagaaacagaaaggggtatTCTCTGGGAAGATCTTTCAAGGTTGGAAAAGGAGGCAAATCAGGCCAGGGTGAGGGTCGCTTTTCTgtatagaaagtttttttttctcgaCCCCCCATGACCAACCAACTTCCCAGAGGAATAGCCAGACCAGAAGCCTTATTGGGATATACCACTATTTAGAAAGGGATTAATCTAGGGATGAAGAGAGAGTTCTACCAAGTAAACTGCTTGTAACACAAACATTAAAATCTGAGTTTGAACTCAGAAGTCACATAAAAAGCCATTCATGGTGATGCGTGCTTGTagtcccaacactagggagacagagacagatagacagtcCCCTGGGCTCTCAGGTCAGCTAGCCTGGCCTGCTatatgagctccaggccagtgggaGACCTGGTCTCACAAAATAAGGCAGACATCTAAGGaacaacacctgaggttgacctttAGCCTCCACATACGTGCACGCCACagagccatgcacacacacacacagagccatgcacacaatacacacagaggcatgcacacacacacagacatgcacacacacacagacatgcacacacacagagacatgcacacacacacagacatgcacacacacagacatgcacacacatacacacagaggcatgcacaaatacacacacgcacacacacacagacatgcacacacacacatagaggtatgcacagatgcatacacatgtgcatgcccatacata from Microtus ochrogaster isolate Prairie Vole_2 unplaced genomic scaffold, MicOch1.0 UNK87, whole genome shotgun sequence carries:
- the LOC101989073 gene encoding lymphocyte antigen 6 complex locus protein G6f; translated protein: MAFTVTLLLLFLCGHPQAAADSIHTVYVVSGESVELPCPSPPSLRGDQLLTWFRSPAGTSSTILVAQIQVDRAAPDLRKPENDSRFKVLGNYSLLLEGPRDEDAGRYWCTVLDQNHKYQNWRVYDVSVLKGSQFSVKSPDGLSCSALLCAVVPARRLDSVTWQEGRNPVKGHAQYFWGDGAALLLVCPGEGLSEAKGRKPRSIRCLMPQNKRFSFSLAASAEPTPAACVSVPSWDVPWLLMLLLTAGQGVTIIALSIVLWRRRGQGSRDREPSIPHFKPEVQVYENIHLAHLSPPIHKTR